The following proteins are co-located in the Bordetella bronchialis genome:
- a CDS encoding beta-eliminating lyase-related protein — protein sequence MKNGAKNGQQLDHLFSNSAARMDRWRDLNAKAQGWAAEQRGVRKGQGAGPVQEALAALRPMENYFAYPGLHLLRVLDERIAEDDALGAARLVLRMSNALLSGRYRYDSGEWEATEDTPTDAPDRMPPGLGEAPPRRPYFETLFVTPAPAARLAAMAQEIRNLRRPDDTAIYEPVMVGSLEDAILAAFLNGKLEAVVIYDGIPVPCQHDVPLLHEFLAVHQQLDTSTDAPREVGVQLAQLLKRLRPELDIYLLTDREVEKLAGDRKASAIRRVFYEVEEPMEIHLNILEGVLDRQATPHFDNLKRYAARPISTFHALPIARGKSIIKSNWIRDFGEFYGMNLFLAETSATTGGLDSMLEPTGNIKLAQEKFARAVGADHVFFVTNGTSTSNKMVYQAVTKPGDIVIVDRNCHKSHHYGMVLSGAQPLYVEAFPMTEYSMYGAVPLRTIKQALLDLKAEGRLDRVAMVTLTNCTFDGHVYHTRRVMEECLAIKPDLIFLWDEAWFGFARWSPFLRPRTAMGAAETLQRWREDPAAMDAWQAQAQELGEDLDPKDARLLERRLVPDPRKMRIRVYETDSIHKSMSCLRQGSIVAVRDEDYNRHASAFREAVFIHASTSPNAQIIASMDVARRQMELEGYELVMRAIEIALAVRREVAAHPLISKYFSVLGADRMVPEQYRSSGFVDYLTPGANWLTAAKALKEDEFVLDPTRMTLVCGTAGYDGTAFKNLLASRYNIQLNKTSRNSVLLQSNINNTRSDVAVLIKVLVELSEEIEARLKEEGEAGQAAFAARVKSLMEDVPNLPNFSRFHDGYREHPGSVTLEGDMRSAFFAAYDEEECEYLPLNGAALDERLAQGPELVSANFVIPYPPGFPIMVPGQIIDADTIGFMRKLDVKEIHGYNAARGLKLIKPAAIGKPRTGG from the coding sequence CTGCGGGTGCTGGACGAGCGTATCGCCGAGGACGACGCGCTGGGCGCGGCCCGCCTGGTGTTGCGCATGAGCAATGCCTTGCTTTCGGGCCGCTACCGCTATGACAGCGGCGAGTGGGAGGCCACCGAGGACACGCCCACGGACGCGCCCGACCGCATGCCGCCCGGTCTGGGCGAGGCGCCGCCACGGCGGCCGTATTTCGAGACGCTGTTCGTGACGCCGGCGCCGGCGGCGCGACTGGCCGCGATGGCGCAGGAGATCCGCAACCTGCGCCGGCCGGACGACACCGCCATCTACGAGCCCGTCATGGTGGGCAGCCTGGAGGACGCCATCCTGGCCGCCTTCCTGAACGGCAAGCTGGAAGCCGTGGTGATCTACGACGGGATCCCCGTGCCGTGCCAGCACGACGTACCGCTGCTGCACGAGTTCCTGGCCGTGCACCAGCAGCTGGACACCTCGACGGACGCGCCGCGCGAGGTGGGCGTGCAGCTGGCGCAACTGCTCAAGCGGCTGCGCCCGGAGCTGGACATCTATCTGCTGACCGACCGGGAAGTGGAGAAACTGGCCGGCGACCGCAAGGCATCGGCGATACGCCGCGTGTTCTACGAGGTCGAAGAGCCGATGGAGATCCACCTGAATATCCTGGAAGGCGTGCTGGACCGCCAGGCCACGCCGCATTTCGACAATCTGAAGCGCTATGCCGCGCGGCCCATCAGCACCTTCCACGCGCTGCCCATCGCGCGCGGCAAGTCCATTATCAAGTCGAACTGGATACGCGACTTCGGCGAGTTCTACGGCATGAACCTGTTCCTGGCGGAGACCTCGGCGACCACCGGCGGCCTGGACAGCATGCTGGAGCCGACGGGCAACATCAAGCTGGCGCAAGAGAAGTTCGCCCGCGCGGTGGGCGCCGATCACGTGTTCTTCGTGACCAACGGCACGTCCACCTCGAACAAGATGGTCTACCAGGCGGTGACCAAGCCCGGCGACATCGTGATCGTGGACCGCAATTGCCACAAGTCGCACCACTACGGCATGGTGCTGTCGGGGGCGCAGCCGCTTTACGTGGAAGCCTTCCCCATGACGGAGTACTCCATGTACGGCGCGGTGCCGCTGCGCACGATCAAGCAGGCGCTGCTGGACCTGAAGGCCGAGGGGCGGCTGGACCGCGTGGCCATGGTCACGTTGACCAACTGTACTTTCGACGGCCACGTCTATCACACGCGCCGCGTCATGGAAGAGTGCCTGGCGATCAAGCCGGACCTGATTTTCCTGTGGGACGAAGCCTGGTTCGGCTTCGCGCGCTGGTCGCCCTTCCTGCGCCCGCGCACCGCCATGGGCGCGGCCGAGACCCTGCAGCGATGGCGCGAGGATCCCGCCGCGATGGACGCGTGGCAGGCCCAGGCCCAGGAACTGGGCGAAGACCTGGATCCCAAGGACGCCCGGCTGCTGGAACGGCGCCTGGTGCCGGATCCGCGCAAGATGCGCATCCGCGTGTATGAAACGGATTCGATCCACAAGTCCATGTCGTGCCTGCGCCAGGGCTCTATCGTCGCGGTACGCGACGAGGACTACAACCGCCATGCGTCCGCCTTCCGCGAGGCGGTGTTCATCCATGCCTCGACCTCGCCCAACGCGCAGATCATCGCGTCCATGGACGTGGCGCGGCGGCAGATGGAGCTGGAGGGCTACGAGCTGGTGATGCGGGCGATCGAGATCGCCCTGGCGGTGCGCAGGGAGGTGGCCGCCCATCCGCTGATCTCCAAGTACTTCAGCGTGCTGGGCGCGGACAGGATGGTGCCGGAACAGTACCGCTCTTCCGGCTTCGTCGATTACCTGACGCCCGGGGCCAACTGGCTGACGGCGGCCAAGGCGCTGAAGGAAGACGAGTTCGTCCTGGATCCCACCCGGATGACGCTGGTCTGCGGCACCGCCGGCTACGACGGCACGGCCTTCAAAAACCTGCTGGCGTCCCGCTACAACATCCAGTTGAACAAGACCTCGCGCAATAGCGTGCTGCTCCAGAGCAATATCAATAACACGCGCAGCGACGTGGCGGTGCTGATCAAGGTTCTGGTGGAGCTTTCCGAAGAGATCGAGGCCCGCTTGAAGGAAGAGGGCGAGGCCGGCCAGGCCGCATTCGCGGCACGGGTCAAGAGCCTGATGGAAGACGTGCCCAACCTGCCGAACTTCAGCCGCTTCCATGACGGCTATCGGGAGCATCCCGGCAGCGTCACGCTGGAGGGCGACATGCGCTCGGCCTTCTTCGCGGCCTATGACGAAGAGGAATGCGAGTACCTGCCGCTGAACGGCGCGGCGCTGGACGAGCGGCTGGCACAGGGACCGGAACTGGTCTCGGCCAACTTCGTCATTCCCTACCCGCCAGGCTTTCCCATCATGGTGCCGGGCCAGATCATCGACGCGGACACCATAGGGTTCATGCGCAAGCTGGATGTCAAGGAGATCCACGGCTACAACGCCGCGCGCGGGCTCAAGCTGATCAAGCCGGCGGCCATCGGCAAGCCGCGAACAGGCGGCTAG